A genomic stretch from Leptospira licerasiae serovar Varillal str. VAR 010 includes:
- a CDS encoding LIC13255 family lipoprotein, producing MKFKNLNFATARKSLILITILLFGLLNCSSADDDFYTFGEAGTKIMVAYAAKDAECGSSRQITSLVPGRQRKKDVDNCVASVAFEKCSFWIQAGDPVPFACKAIEYRLK from the coding sequence ATGAAATTTAAGAACCTGAATTTTGCAACCGCACGTAAAAGTCTGATTCTTATTACGATCTTACTATTCGGCTTGTTGAATTGTTCCAGCGCGGACGATGATTTTTATACATTCGGAGAAGCAGGTACTAAGATCATGGTTGCTTATGCCGCGAAAGACGCAGAATGCGGATCCAGCAGACAGATCACCTCTTTGGTTCCGGGAAGACAAAGGAAAAAGGACGTGGACAACTGTGTTGCCTCAGTCGCTTTCGAAAAATGTAGTTTTTGGATCCAGGCAGGAGATCCTGTTCCGTTTGCATGCAAAGCGATCGAGTATAGATTGAAGTAA
- a CDS encoding LEA type 2 family protein — MFRPLVFLLGASLVFHSCLDLRENVKKLQACKFRILETKTEKVELLPFPPSPKIVMTSKLEIENPNDSSVKIYKFDLGVITVGADGKEAELARVISEEETEVPAFSKTIVPLRIETSFEKRENQDKLLLGILVVTNLVAGKDPNLRMKGTVRYNTVLGEVDLPLDEKIRLLPKKPEHEI; from the coding sequence ATGTTCCGGCCATTGGTCTTCCTTTTAGGAGCTAGTTTGGTTTTCCATTCCTGCTTGGATCTTAGGGAGAACGTCAAAAAACTACAGGCTTGTAAATTCAGGATCTTGGAAACTAAAACGGAGAAGGTGGAACTTCTGCCTTTTCCACCTTCCCCCAAGATAGTAATGACTTCTAAGTTGGAGATCGAGAACCCGAACGATTCTTCCGTTAAAATTTATAAGTTCGATCTTGGCGTTATTACCGTAGGCGCTGACGGCAAAGAAGCCGAATTAGCCAGGGTAATTTCGGAAGAAGAAACAGAAGTCCCCGCTTTTTCCAAAACTATCGTTCCACTCAGGATAGAAACAAGCTTTGAAAAGAGGGAGAACCAGGATAAACTATTACTTGGAATTTTAGTAGTCACAAACCTAGTCGCTGGAAAAGATCCGAATTTGAGAATGAAAGGGACAGTAAGATACAACACCGTTTTAGGAGAAGTAGATCTTCCTTTGGATGAAAAAATACGATTATTACCTAAGAAGCCGGAGCATGAAATTTAA
- a CDS encoding zinc-binding dehydrogenase: MTKKFEIPKSYLAYELKEYSNEPGRAKIVEKELKPLKKGEVLLKVHSGSINPSDLMFMRGLYGIKKKLPVVPGFEGSGVVIASGGGWRANSLVGKSVACVAPNKGDGPYAEYMITDAYSCFTLGKDVSLEQGACLFVNPITAWALLDQVIREKHKAYIQTAAASALGRMLLRLANKKGIQGIQVVRRKEQVDLLKSMGAEHVLDSSSPNFDRELRVLSNKLNATILLDAVAGELPGRALAAMPYGSKCVVYGALSEEPISFHAGLGIFQDKKIEGYWLSSWMPKQNPLKIWKITSEIRSLLGKKEFQTEIAAKFPLKEADKAIQEYTNNMTRGKVLISNGWEL, from the coding sequence ATGACAAAAAAATTCGAAATACCGAAATCGTATCTTGCATACGAATTGAAAGAATATAGTAACGAACCTGGAAGAGCTAAGATCGTAGAAAAAGAACTTAAACCTTTAAAGAAGGGAGAAGTTTTGCTGAAAGTTCATTCCGGTTCTATAAATCCATCCGATCTCATGTTCATGAGAGGTTTGTACGGAATTAAGAAAAAACTTCCTGTGGTTCCCGGTTTCGAAGGAAGCGGTGTGGTGATAGCAAGCGGCGGTGGTTGGAGAGCGAATTCTCTAGTAGGTAAATCGGTTGCATGTGTCGCTCCAAATAAAGGTGACGGACCTTATGCGGAATACATGATCACAGATGCATACTCTTGTTTTACTTTAGGAAAAGATGTAAGCCTGGAACAAGGCGCTTGTTTATTCGTTAACCCGATCACTGCTTGGGCGCTCCTGGACCAAGTGATCCGAGAAAAACATAAGGCTTATATTCAAACCGCTGCAGCTTCTGCTTTGGGAAGAATGTTATTAAGGCTCGCCAATAAAAAAGGAATTCAAGGAATTCAAGTGGTGAGAAGAAAAGAACAAGTAGATCTTCTTAAATCTATGGGCGCTGAACATGTATTGGATTCCAGCTCTCCGAATTTTGATAGAGAACTTAGAGTTCTTTCTAATAAACTGAATGCTACCATTTTGTTGGATGCAGTTGCAGGAGAGCTTCCTGGAAGAGCATTGGCCGCAATGCCTTACGGCAGTAAATGTGTGGTCTACGGTGCGCTTTCTGAAGAACCTATTTCCTTTCATGCAGGGCTTGGCATTTTTCAGGACAAGAAGATAGAAGGTTACTGGCTTTCCTCTTGGATGCCTAAACAAAATCCTCTTAAAATTTGGAAGATTACTTCAGAGATACGTTCCCTTTTGGGAAAGAAAGAATTTCAAACAGAGATCGCGGCTAAGTTTCCGCTCAAGGAAGCGGATAAAGCGATCCAAGAATATACAAATAATATGACGAGAGGAAAGGTTCTAATTTCCAACGGTTGGGAGCTTTGA
- a CDS encoding ribonuclease D gives MQIQSDYIVVDNVRSLQLALITLSQSDCLSIDTESSGYYTYYSKVCLIQISSKGKNYIFDPIRLDDLNGLGPLFENPNILKIFHSASDDIKALKRDFGFKFINIADTMFSSRLLDLEQNSLLYLVEHYHKVKLSKKEQKSNWEKRPLEKSQLQYAALDTVYLESIWTKMGEELGKRKLLDEAVSEFAKIAEEEPEPFEGFSINLEKFPNVLELGSDERRALHDTLGFRDEKAKKLNKAPFRVWNNDKVLELVKSRGELNKLIDILGKKDAENLYQVYKNPSGPPIQKNDLFKRSIEDLSGEEADRFKRLRQWRETVMSIRRMGHNLMPSNKNIAEIAKRNPKTIEELKELGIFSNWKVENYGPSILAAIQSKPYETTLSGLIPIKKKFD, from the coding sequence ATGCAAATACAATCCGATTATATTGTCGTAGACAACGTCCGAAGCCTACAGTTGGCATTGATTACTCTCTCTCAATCCGATTGCCTCTCTATTGATACGGAATCCAGCGGTTATTACACCTACTATTCCAAAGTTTGTCTCATCCAAATATCCTCTAAGGGTAAAAATTATATCTTTGACCCTATTCGTTTGGACGATCTTAACGGATTAGGACCTCTATTCGAGAATCCTAACATTTTAAAAATATTTCATTCCGCTTCGGACGATATTAAAGCTCTGAAAAGAGACTTCGGTTTCAAGTTTATAAACATCGCAGACACGATGTTCAGCTCTCGTTTATTAGACTTAGAACAGAACTCTTTGTTGTATCTTGTGGAACATTACCACAAGGTCAAACTTTCGAAGAAGGAGCAAAAATCCAACTGGGAAAAGCGCCCTCTGGAAAAAAGTCAGCTCCAATACGCTGCCTTGGACACAGTTTATCTGGAATCCATTTGGACTAAAATGGGCGAGGAACTCGGAAAACGTAAATTGTTAGACGAAGCGGTTTCCGAATTCGCAAAAATCGCAGAAGAAGAGCCGGAACCTTTCGAAGGATTTTCCATCAATTTGGAAAAATTCCCCAATGTTCTAGAATTAGGTTCCGACGAAAGAAGGGCTCTTCATGATACTCTAGGCTTCCGAGACGAAAAGGCAAAAAAGTTGAACAAAGCCCCTTTCAGGGTTTGGAACAACGACAAGGTTTTGGAGTTAGTCAAGTCTCGCGGTGAATTGAATAAACTCATAGATATCTTGGGCAAAAAAGACGCCGAAAATTTATACCAGGTTTATAAAAATCCAAGCGGCCCTCCAATCCAGAAAAACGATCTATTCAAAAGATCCATCGAGGATCTATCCGGAGAAGAAGCGGACAGATTCAAAAGATTAAGGCAGTGGAGAGAAACAGTCATGTCCATTCGCCGGATGGGTCACAATTTGATGCCGTCTAATAAGAATATCGCGGAAATTGCAAAAAGAAATCCGAAGACCATCGAAGAGTTAAAAGAGCTAGGTATCTTTTCCAACTGGAAGGTGGAAAATTACGGACCTTCTATTCTGGCAGCAATCCAATCCAAACCGTACGAGACTACCTTGTCAGGTTTGATCCCGATCAAAAAGAAAT
- a CDS encoding (2Fe-2S) ferredoxin domain-containing protein: protein MYFDKHVFVCENVRAEGERPSCGPKGSPQLLAYMKKRIQELGLKGKIRIQKSGCLDRCELGPVQVSYPKGHWFSIKTQEDAEAFIQNHILENKPEAIEHLMLKDEE, encoded by the coding sequence ATGTATTTTGATAAGCATGTTTTTGTCTGTGAGAATGTCAGAGCGGAAGGAGAAAGACCTTCTTGTGGTCCAAAGGGATCCCCTCAATTGCTCGCTTATATGAAAAAGAGAATACAAGAACTCGGATTAAAAGGTAAGATCCGTATCCAAAAATCAGGATGTTTGGATCGTTGTGAGTTGGGTCCTGTGCAGGTTTCTTATCCAAAAGGCCATTGGTTCTCCATCAAAACCCAAGAAGACGCCGAAGCATTTATACAAAATCATATACTAGAAAATAAACCGGAAGCGATAGAGCATCTGATGTTAAAGGACGAAGAGTGA
- a CDS encoding LIC13259/LIC11441 family protein: MKRSVILILLYSLLLSLSFCKKEEKPVLETEKPLFEKVLSENDKVVQFLLTTESVSPDVSGLISSLNSLGEAKGGLESSALEMKNALEGAKSPDVRISFEAYSKFSEILASTMKVHGLQSGRNRFYCPMVKKTWVFSGMKILNPYAPDMRDCGDLIP, translated from the coding sequence ATGAAACGATCCGTAATACTAATTTTATTATACTCATTATTACTTTCTCTTTCCTTTTGCAAAAAGGAAGAGAAGCCTGTATTAGAGACTGAAAAACCTCTTTTCGAAAAAGTTTTGTCGGAAAACGATAAGGTTGTTCAATTTCTCTTAACAACGGAGAGCGTTTCTCCGGATGTAAGCGGATTAATTTCCTCCTTAAATTCTTTAGGAGAAGCAAAAGGTGGCTTGGAATCTTCTGCGCTAGAAATGAAAAATGCACTGGAAGGGGCAAAATCTCCTGATGTGAGAATATCCTTTGAGGCCTACTCCAAGTTTAGCGAAATTTTAGCGAGCACTATGAAGGTCCATGGACTACAGTCCGGAAGAAACCGTTTCTATTGTCCGATGGTCAAAAAGACATGGGTGTTTTCGGGTATGAAAATCCTAAATCCATATGCTCCGGATATGCGTGATTGCGGTGATCTTATTCCCTGA
- the purF gene encoding amidophosphoribosyltransferase, translating to MSSIPNTSSLRTLVRDDKPKEECAIFGIFNSPEAANFTYLGLYSMQHRGQESSGIVSSDGEHLYRYAGMGLVANIFTEGKIRELTGTAAIGHNRYSTTGASFLRNAQPLRVESHLGPIALAHNGNLVNSWEVRSQLEKEGSIFQTTIDSEVIVHLMARSGETDLLSALSSALKKVRGAYSLVVLTKNQLIAVRDPNGFRPLVMGRRDDGSIVFASETCAFDITDTTYERDVEPGEMIVVDRTGTRSFYPFPPAKPALCIFEYIYFARPDSNIFGESVYKVRKALGNQLAKELPVEADVVIPVPDSANIAALGYSEASGIPFQSGLIRSHYVGRTFIEPDQKIRDFGAKIKYNVVKNVVDGKRVVIVDDSIMRGTTSRKIIKMIRNAGATEIHLRVSAPPTVSPCYYGIDIPTHKELIAATHTIEEIRKYLRVDSIAYLSVDSMHKAVSEHRGGGFCNACFTSDYPVEFQSDMGNQKSLFKEYEVEERV from the coding sequence ATGAGTTCGATTCCCAATACGTCCAGTCTACGGACCCTAGTCCGAGATGACAAACCAAAAGAAGAATGTGCCATCTTCGGAATTTTTAATTCTCCAGAAGCGGCCAATTTCACTTACCTCGGCTTGTATTCTATGCAGCATAGAGGCCAAGAATCGAGCGGGATCGTTTCCTCCGACGGAGAACATCTCTACCGCTACGCCGGAATGGGACTCGTAGCCAATATTTTTACCGAAGGTAAGATCCGGGAGCTCACCGGAACTGCTGCCATCGGGCATAATCGTTATTCTACAACCGGGGCGAGCTTTTTAAGGAACGCTCAACCTCTCAGAGTCGAGTCCCATTTAGGGCCGATCGCTCTGGCTCACAACGGAAACCTCGTAAATTCCTGGGAGGTTCGTTCCCAATTGGAAAAAGAAGGTTCCATTTTCCAAACTACAATCGACTCAGAAGTGATTGTCCATCTAATGGCGCGCTCCGGAGAAACGGATCTGCTTTCCGCACTTTCTTCCGCGCTGAAAAAAGTGAGAGGGGCATATTCTCTTGTAGTTCTTACTAAAAACCAACTGATTGCCGTCAGAGATCCTAACGGTTTCCGTCCTTTGGTCATGGGAAGAAGGGACGATGGGTCCATTGTGTTCGCGTCCGAGACCTGTGCATTTGATATCACCGATACCACTTACGAAAGGGATGTGGAACCTGGTGAGATGATCGTTGTGGATAGAACTGGAACCCGCTCCTTCTATCCTTTCCCTCCGGCAAAACCTGCGCTTTGTATTTTCGAATATATTTATTTCGCAAGACCTGATTCCAATATTTTTGGCGAGTCGGTTTACAAAGTCCGTAAGGCGCTCGGAAACCAACTTGCTAAGGAACTTCCTGTAGAGGCGGATGTTGTGATCCCCGTTCCGGACTCTGCAAATATTGCGGCTCTTGGATATTCGGAAGCATCGGGGATTCCTTTTCAATCCGGATTGATCCGTTCTCATTATGTGGGCAGGACTTTTATCGAGCCTGACCAAAAGATCCGAGATTTCGGCGCTAAAATCAAATACAACGTAGTCAAGAACGTAGTAGATGGGAAACGTGTTGTGATCGTGGACGATTCCATCATGAGAGGGACGACCAGTCGTAAGATCATTAAGATGATCCGAAACGCAGGCGCTACCGAGATCCACCTAAGAGTTTCCGCGCCTCCTACTGTTTCTCCTTGCTATTACGGAATAGACATTCCTACGCATAAAGAATTGATCGCCGCAACTCATACCATCGAAGAGATCCGTAAGTATTTAAGGGTCGATTCCATTGCGTATCTCTCGGTGGATTCTATGCACAAAGCGGTGAGCGAGCATAGAGGCGGAGGTTTCTGCAATGCTTGTTTTACCTCGGATTATCCTGTTGAATTCCAGAGTGATATGGGGAACCAAAAGAGTTTATTTAAGGAATACGAGGTAGAAGAAAGGGTCTGA